AAGAACATAGTCGTGAACTGACAAATTGGCAGCGTGATATTATGACCATGTTGCGCGAAGAGATGCTTTACTTCTGGCCGCAGCTGGAAACAAAAATCATGAACGAAGGCTGGGCGTCATATTGGCATCAGCGAATATTAAGAGAGCTTGATTTAACAAGTGATGAAGCGATCGACTTCGCTAAGTTAAACGCCAATATCGTCCAGCCAAGCCAGAATCAAATTAATCCTTATTATATGGGATTAAAGATTTTAGAGGATATTGAAGAACGGTATGATAACCCAACGGAAGAGATGCGGAACATGGGCATTAAACCGAACAGAGGACGAGAGAAAATTTTCGAAGTTCGTGAATTGGAATCCGATCAGTCCTTTATCCGTAATTACATGAATAAAGACTTGGTTGAACGTGAGGATTTATTTTTATATGAAGAGCAGGGTGATGAATACAAAATTACGAGCAAAGATTGGACGGAGGTTCGGGATCAATTAGTGGCTACGCGTGTCAACGGTGGGTTCCCTTATATTGCGGTTCAAGACGGTGATTACCTAAAAAACGGTGAACTTTATCTCAAGCATTATTATGAAGGGACGGAATTAGATATCAAGTATTTAGAGAAGGTGCTGAGACTCATCCATCAGCTTTGGGGACGAACGGTTAACTTGGAAACAACGGTCGAGGATCATCGCGTTCTGTTTACAGCTGACGGGGAAAAAGTACATCGGAAACGGTTGGACTAACGCTTTAGATCATTCAGTCAATTTTTTGGGTAGTTATCAAAAGGGAATGAGGCTGGAACAAAAGTATAATAGTCACAGAATCATCCGAACGTGTTGATTAATCCGTTCGGATGATTTGTTTAAAGGGTCGTTCCTGTCATCGCTTCGTCAAAATCCTTCGCTTGCCGCGGGGCACGGCCTTAGCTAACTTGGTCAAGAAAACCGCTTGACCAAGTGGATCTTCGGTTCGTGCTTCTGCATCTTCAAGCCTATTCAGAGAAGCAAGATGCTTCGTCGCAGTCTAAAAAAGCATTCTAAGGCGTTCGTGCTGTTCCCGCAGGCGTCTACGAATTTTGACGACGCTTAGAACTGGCTTTATATCTTATTGTTCGGCTTCCTGAGTGTCCTATTTTAGATTTATACCAGCTTGGTTTCCTTGACTATTAAAAAGTTTAAATTGACAAATTAAATAAAGTAAGCTATAATTAAAATCTAGATAAGTTAAGTAATATTTTCCTCCAGTAGAAACCATCTTTTTTCCTCTCTGGAAACACCCATAATTAAAATTTCCTTATATTATTTAGACTAAGAACGTTTTTGAAAGAATAATTCACACTGGCACGGTCATCGGAGCCGTAAGGACGAATGAGAGGTAGGGCATTCGTTGTTTTAAGATTTCAGAAATCATGCTGAAGTTAGTCTCGGAACACTATAGTGAAAATCAGGGTTTGGTTTTATGGCATCTCTACTATCTAGAAGTGGCAATTTTGTCCTTATGCAACTCAATTTTAATAATATGATTTGCTAATGAGTGTCTAAGGAGTGGATAATGTTCCGTCCTTAGACATTTTTTTCTTTTAAAATTTTAAATCAATTTCAGCAGAAAGGAGTCAATACATGGAGAAACCTATTCTATATTTTATTGATATT
This genomic interval from Tuberibacillus sp. Marseille-P3662 contains the following:
- a CDS encoding SpoVR family protein, which produces MKPESRQELDRTIDEITEIADGFGLDFFPMRYEVCPADIIYTFGAYAMPTRFSHWSFGKQYHKMKLQYDLGLSKIYELVINSNPCYAFLLNTNSLIQNKMIIAHVLAHCDFFKNNIRFQNTRRDMVESMSATAERIKHYEYEYGKEQVETFIDAVLSINEHIDPSLVKSAAQPVHTKNHKTQSHPQSSYEDLLTMDKDVKETLPAKVSPRFPEQPEKDLLLFIEEHSRELTNWQRDIMTMLREEMLYFWPQLETKIMNEGWASYWHQRILRELDLTSDEAIDFAKLNANIVQPSQNQINPYYMGLKILEDIEERYDNPTEEMRNMGIKPNRGREKIFEVRELESDQSFIRNYMNKDLVEREDLFLYEEQGDEYKITSKDWTEVRDQLVATRVNGGFPYIAVQDGDYLKNGELYLKHYYEGTELDIKYLEKVLRLIHQLWGRTVNLETTVEDHRVLFTADGEKVHRKRLD